One window of Akkermansia biwaensis genomic DNA carries:
- a CDS encoding PEP-CTERM sorting domain-containing protein translates to MKKTLFILTAMTAATVAAEASTVLISFGINSGNGTAIVEGTYRGEAGQKVNKVSTGSSNSYTSGALATTDGETTAITVTTGGVCCGPGGVLTDATANGSALAGHGNKFYDVFGQDMSLGNPMGGVVNTAGSANGNFTMSLNNLSAGTYTLTMLVGRGNDYGTGNTSSFSLSGDGIANISAILDDYSTGSGATLNGSTVTANTHTGDWVLMTYTFDVTADNTRLDILSQGGSGSINTLALTSVPEPATASLGLLGLSALLLRRRRN, encoded by the coding sequence ATGAAGAAGACATTATTTATTCTGACCGCCATGACTGCGGCAACCGTCGCTGCGGAAGCCTCTACAGTCCTGATATCGTTCGGCATCAATTCCGGCAATGGCACTGCCATTGTGGAAGGAACCTACCGCGGGGAAGCCGGACAAAAAGTAAACAAGGTTTCCACAGGGAGTTCAAATTCCTACACTTCCGGAGCACTGGCAACTACTGACGGGGAAACTACCGCCATCACCGTCACGACCGGCGGCGTTTGCTGCGGTCCAGGCGGCGTTCTGACTGACGCTACCGCAAACGGATCCGCGCTGGCGGGCCATGGCAACAAGTTCTATGACGTCTTCGGCCAGGACATGTCCCTGGGCAACCCCATGGGGGGCGTTGTCAACACTGCCGGCTCCGCCAATGGCAACTTCACCATGTCCCTGAACAATCTGTCCGCAGGCACCTACACGCTGACGATGCTGGTAGGCCGCGGGAACGATTACGGTACAGGCAATACTTCTTCCTTCAGCCTCAGCGGCGACGGCATAGCCAACATTTCCGCCATTCTTGACGATTACTCCACTGGTTCCGGCGCCACGCTGAACGGTTCCACCGTTACGGCCAATACGCACACCGGGGACTGGGTGCTGATGACTTATACATTTGACGTAACGGCCGACAATACCCGGCTTGACATCCTGTCCCAGGGTGGCAGCGGCAGCATCAATACTCTGGCGCTGACCTCCGTTCCGGAACCGGCCACGGCGTCTCTGGGCCTTCTGGGGCTCTCCGCCCTGCTTCTGCGCCGCCGCAGAAACTGA